A region of Micromonospora chokoriensis DNA encodes the following proteins:
- a CDS encoding RICIN domain-containing protein, whose amino-acid sequence MKVIGEARPASPPRHHWRSGMAAAAAAVMAASALVAVNQTPAAAATVDTNAWYVLVNRNSGKALDLYASATNDGARISQWTRNNGANQQWQFVDSGGGNYRVKSRHSGKVLDVSGFSTADGGAIVQWSDLNGTNQQFRLADSDGGYVRLISRHSSKAVEVQGASTADGGNIVQYADHGGANQQWQLVRTDGGTTPPPTGGSGCGKAPTLSSGTHTIQSNGKSRTFTLRVPANYNNSNPYRLIFAFHWRGGTMQDVSSGGTSGAPWSYYGQQEQSNNSAILVAPQGLGNGWGNSGGEDIVFVDDMISRIESSLCVNPRQRFALGFSWGGGMSYAIACARATVFRAVAVISGGQISGCSGGTQPIAYFGLHGISDNVLSIGQGRSLRDTFVRNNGCTAQNPPEPGAGSRTHITTTYSGCRSGYPVQWAAYDNGHMPGPVDGTYAESGITTWTKGEIWRFFSQFS is encoded by the coding sequence ATGAAGGTCATCGGTGAGGCCCGTCCCGCCTCCCCGCCACGGCATCACTGGCGGTCAGGGATGGCCGCGGCTGCGGCCGCGGTCATGGCGGCCAGCGCGCTGGTCGCTGTCAACCAGACGCCCGCGGCGGCTGCCACAGTGGACACCAACGCCTGGTACGTCCTGGTCAACCGCAACAGCGGCAAGGCGCTCGACCTGTACGCCTCGGCCACCAACGACGGTGCGCGGATCAGCCAGTGGACCCGTAACAACGGGGCCAACCAGCAGTGGCAGTTCGTGGACTCGGGGGGCGGCAACTACCGGGTGAAGTCCCGGCACTCCGGCAAGGTTCTCGACGTCAGCGGCTTCTCGACCGCCGACGGCGGCGCGATCGTGCAGTGGTCCGACCTCAACGGGACCAACCAGCAGTTCCGCCTGGCCGACTCGGACGGCGGCTACGTCCGACTGATCAGCCGGCACAGCAGCAAGGCCGTCGAGGTGCAGGGCGCCTCCACCGCCGACGGCGGCAACATCGTGCAGTACGCCGACCACGGTGGTGCCAACCAGCAGTGGCAGCTCGTCCGCACCGACGGCGGCACCACCCCGCCACCGACCGGTGGCAGCGGCTGCGGCAAGGCGCCGACCCTGTCCAGCGGCACGCACACGATCCAGAGCAACGGCAAGAGCCGGACGTTCACCCTGCGGGTGCCGGCCAACTACAACAACAGCAACCCCTACCGGCTGATCTTCGCCTTCCACTGGCGGGGCGGCACCATGCAGGACGTCTCCTCCGGTGGCACCAGCGGAGCGCCGTGGTCCTACTACGGGCAGCAGGAGCAGTCGAACAACAGCGCGATCCTGGTCGCGCCCCAGGGCCTCGGCAACGGCTGGGGCAACTCCGGCGGTGAGGACATCGTCTTCGTCGACGACATGATCAGCCGGATCGAGAGCAGCCTCTGCGTCAACCCGCGGCAGCGGTTCGCCCTCGGCTTCAGCTGGGGCGGGGGCATGAGCTACGCCATCGCCTGTGCCCGCGCCACCGTCTTCCGGGCCGTCGCGGTCATCTCCGGCGGGCAGATCAGCGGGTGCAGTGGCGGGACGCAGCCCATCGCGTACTTCGGGTTGCACGGCATCTCGGACAACGTCCTGAGCATCGGACAGGGGCGGTCGCTGCGCGACACGTTCGTGCGCAACAACGGGTGCACCGCCCAGAACCCGCCCGAGCCGGGGGCGGGCAGCCGCACCCACATCACCACCACCTACTCGGGCTGCCGGTCCGGGTACCCGGTGCAGTGGGCCGCGTACGACAACGGCCACATGCCCGGCCCGGTGGACGGCACGTACGCCGAGAGCGGCATCACGACCTGGACCAAGGGTGAGATCTGGAGGTTCTTCTCGCAGTTCTCCTGA
- a CDS encoding endo-1,4-beta-xylanase gives MKSRRTLLAAATLAVALTTGMTVALTPASGAGTTLKAAAAEKGRYFGAAVAVNKLSTSAYTTILNREFNDVVAENEMKWSSTEPQQNTFTFASGDRLVSHAQANGMGVRGHTLLWHAQQPGWAQGMSGSALRNAMINHVTKVATHYRGKIHSWDVVNEAFADGGSGGRRDSNMQRTGNDWIEAAFRAADAADPGAKLCYNDYNTDGINAKSTGIYNMVRDFKSRGVPIDCVGFQSHLGTSLASDYQANLQRFADLGVDVQITELDVMTGGNQANIYGAVTRACLAVSRCTGITTWGVRDCDSWRGSDNALLFDCNGNKKAAYTAVLDALNGGSTPPTTPPPGSGVDTSAWYVLLNRNSGKALDLYASATNDGARISQWSRNNGTNQQWQFVDSGSGYYRVKSRHSSKVLDVSGFSTADGGAIVQWSDLNGTNQQFRIANSADGYVRLINRNSSKAVEVQGASTADGGNIVQYADWGGTNQQWQLVRIG, from the coding sequence ATGAAATCACGCAGAACGTTGCTGGCGGCGGCGACCCTCGCCGTCGCCCTCACCACCGGCATGACGGTGGCGCTGACTCCCGCATCCGGCGCCGGCACGACGCTGAAGGCGGCGGCCGCCGAGAAGGGCCGTTACTTCGGCGCGGCTGTCGCCGTCAACAAGCTGTCGACCAGCGCCTACACGACCATCCTGAACCGTGAGTTCAACGATGTCGTGGCCGAGAACGAGATGAAGTGGAGCTCCACCGAGCCGCAGCAGAACACCTTCACCTTCGCCAGTGGTGACCGGCTGGTCAGCCACGCGCAGGCCAACGGCATGGGCGTGCGGGGTCACACGCTGCTGTGGCACGCGCAGCAGCCGGGGTGGGCGCAGGGCATGTCGGGCAGCGCGTTGCGCAACGCGATGATCAACCATGTCACCAAGGTGGCGACGCACTACCGCGGGAAGATCCACTCGTGGGACGTGGTGAACGAGGCGTTCGCCGACGGTGGTTCGGGTGGACGGCGCGACTCGAACATGCAGCGCACCGGCAACGACTGGATCGAGGCGGCGTTCCGGGCGGCGGACGCGGCGGATCCGGGCGCGAAGTTGTGTTACAACGACTACAACACCGACGGGATCAACGCGAAGTCGACCGGGATCTACAACATGGTGCGGGACTTCAAGTCCCGTGGTGTGCCGATCGACTGCGTGGGCTTCCAGTCGCACCTGGGCACGTCGCTGGCGTCCGACTACCAGGCGAACCTGCAGCGCTTCGCCGACCTCGGCGTGGACGTGCAGATCACCGAGCTGGACGTGATGACCGGCGGCAACCAGGCCAACATCTACGGCGCCGTCACCCGCGCCTGCCTGGCCGTCTCACGGTGCACCGGCATCACCACCTGGGGGGTGCGCGACTGTGACTCGTGGCGCGGCTCGGACAACGCACTGCTGTTCGACTGCAACGGCAACAAGAAGGCCGCGTACACCGCCGTCCTGGACGCCCTCAACGGCGGTTCCACCCCGCCCACCACGCCACCGCCGGGCTCCGGCGTGGACACCAGCGCCTGGTACGTGCTGCTGAACCGCAACAGCGGCAAGGCCCTGGACCTGTACGCCTCGGCGACCAACGACGGCGCGCGGATCAGCCAGTGGTCGCGGAACAACGGCACCAACCAGCAGTGGCAGTTCGTGGACTCGGGGAGCGGCTACTACCGGGTGAAGTCCCGGCACTCCAGCAAGGTTCTCGACGTCAGCGGTTTCTCGACCGCCGACGGCGGCGCGATCGTGCAGTGGTCCGACCTCAACGGCACGAACCAACAGTTCCGGATCGCCAATTCGGCTGACGGATACGTGCGTCTCATCAACCGCAACAGCAGTAAGGCTGTCGAGGTGCAGGGCGCGTCCACGGCGGACGGCGGCAACATCGTCCAGTACGCCGACTGGGGCGGCACCAACCAGCAGTGGCAGTTGGTCCGGATCGGATAG
- a CDS encoding alpha/beta fold hydrolase has protein sequence MAETIVDSGTVPIAIRDFGGSGQPLLLLHGAGGNLAQMATLAEHLRPAHRVVTVDLRGHGRSGDGPWRWDDVLADLAAVSDDLGLTSPAVVGVSLGGMLATLWAQRHPECPGAVSLDGNPPLNRRDQLAGLDPEQAGTGLATLRAVFDGMAAMVAEPLTAEQVAALVAGQRAMAQRYGGAPDDWVAAFERNLVPGEDGRSRLRPAPDLTRQLRDAMDSLDLMPAYRDTRCPLLLVLATEDLPEQQPFHGLYEAYRKVTAERLAAVENPSLRVWHLAGASHAMVAERPQGLATLITDFLSPDD, from the coding sequence GTGGCTGAGACCATTGTCGACTCCGGGACCGTGCCCATCGCGATCCGCGACTTCGGCGGATCCGGCCAGCCGCTGCTGCTCCTGCACGGTGCCGGCGGCAACCTCGCCCAGATGGCCACCCTCGCCGAGCACCTGCGCCCGGCCCACCGGGTGGTCACCGTCGACCTACGTGGTCACGGGCGCTCCGGAGACGGCCCGTGGCGCTGGGACGACGTGCTGGCCGACCTGGCCGCCGTCAGCGACGACCTCGGCCTCACCTCCCCGGCGGTGGTCGGCGTCTCCCTCGGCGGCATGCTCGCCACCCTGTGGGCGCAGCGTCACCCGGAGTGCCCCGGTGCCGTCAGCCTCGACGGCAATCCGCCGCTCAACCGTCGCGACCAGCTCGCCGGGCTGGATCCCGAGCAGGCTGGGACCGGGTTGGCCACGCTGCGGGCCGTCTTCGACGGGATGGCCGCGATGGTGGCCGAGCCGCTGACCGCCGAACAGGTGGCTGCCCTGGTCGCGGGGCAGCGGGCCATGGCCCAGCGCTACGGAGGCGCGCCGGACGATTGGGTGGCGGCCTTCGAGCGCAACCTCGTGCCCGGCGAGGACGGCCGCAGCCGGCTGCGGCCCGCGCCGGACCTTACCCGGCAGCTCCGCGACGCCATGGACTCCCTCGACCTGATGCCCGCCTACCGCGACACCCGCTGCCCGCTGCTGCTCGTCCTCGCCACCGAGGATCTGCCCGAACAGCAGCCGTTCCACGGCCTGTACGAGGCGTACCGCAAGGTCACCGCCGAACGGCTCGCCGCTGTGGAGAACCCGTCTCTGCGGGTGTGGCATCTCGCGGGTGCCAGCCACGCGATGGTCGCCGAACGACCACAGGGTCTCGCTACCCTGATCACCGACTTCCTCAGCCCTGACGACTGA
- a CDS encoding PaaX family transcriptional regulator — protein sequence MASPFDIDEIYPDDGDHELRLPRRQAGNSPQGVAVTLLADYTLRTRVSLPSAAIVALLGETGVTTAGARTAISRLARRGVLEGSRLGRRSSYRLSRGAAASLSAGAHWILTSTTSTVRWDGCWTVVAFSLPQELSGQRRALRAQLRWLGYAPLYDGLWISPRDLNAPARARLDQLTLGAVTVFRGRQAPLDSAIHRAPIEAWDIEAISRSYEAFLRRWTPLLPAVVSGEVDGAAAVRARTEVMDTFRRFPVLDPQLPVELLPEGWLRRPAQELFAAVYDGLAAPAERHVRAVVARFADGTQPGIRAHTTADMLAGVRLEASLAERGHGGAAD from the coding sequence GTGGCAAGCCCGTTCGACATCGACGAGATCTATCCGGACGACGGAGATCACGAGCTCCGGCTGCCCCGGCGGCAGGCGGGCAACTCACCCCAGGGGGTCGCCGTGACCCTGCTGGCGGATTACACACTGCGGACCCGTGTCTCGCTCCCGTCCGCCGCCATCGTGGCGCTGCTCGGGGAGACCGGCGTGACGACGGCCGGTGCGCGCACCGCGATCAGCCGGCTGGCCCGGCGCGGCGTGCTGGAGGGCAGCCGACTGGGACGCCGCAGCTCGTACCGGCTCAGCCGCGGCGCTGCCGCGAGCCTCTCCGCCGGAGCCCACTGGATCCTCACCTCCACCACCTCGACGGTGCGATGGGACGGGTGCTGGACGGTCGTCGCCTTCTCGCTGCCACAGGAGTTGAGCGGGCAGCGGCGGGCCCTGCGGGCGCAGCTGAGGTGGCTCGGCTACGCACCGTTGTACGACGGGCTGTGGATCTCGCCGCGCGACCTGAACGCCCCGGCTCGTGCCCGTCTCGACCAGCTCACCCTCGGTGCCGTGACGGTGTTTCGCGGGCGGCAGGCACCCCTTGACTCGGCCATCCACCGTGCCCCGATCGAGGCCTGGGACATCGAGGCGATCAGCCGGAGTTACGAGGCGTTCCTCCGGCGTTGGACGCCGCTGCTGCCCGCTGTGGTGTCCGGGGAGGTCGACGGTGCCGCCGCGGTACGGGCCCGTACCGAGGTGATGGACACCTTCCGGCGGTTCCCCGTCCTCGATCCGCAGTTGCCCGTGGAACTCCTTCCCGAGGGGTGGCTGCGGCGGCCGGCGCAGGAGCTGTTCGCGGCCGTCTACGACGGCCTCGCCGCGCCCGCCGAGCGACACGTCCGGGCGGTCGTCGCCCGGTTCGCCGACGGCACGCAGCCCGGCATCCGGGCGCACACCACCGCCGACATGCTCGCCGGGGTACGCCTCGAGGCGAGCCTGGCCGAGCGGGGGCACGGCGGCGCTGCCGACTGA
- a CDS encoding extracellular catalytic domain type 1 short-chain-length polyhydroxyalkanoate depolymerase — MTIKRKLLLALAVPLVTAGLVIPAFRPAYAASLTEVTSFGDNPGRMRMHVYVPDNRPARPATVVAMHGCGGSGPGFYSGSEFAGLADRYGYIVIYPSATQQAGFGNCFDTWSDAAKRRGGGSDPVSIISMIRYVQQQYAADPDRVYATGSSSGGMMTNHMLALYPDVFKAGAAFMGVPFNCFANAADYPPGSSQCTGGNMNRTPQQWGDAVRQAYPGFAGPRPRVQLWHGTNDTLVPYSLLQETIEQWTNVFGLSQTPTSTDTPQANWNRRRYADTSGTVQVEAYSIQGAGHSLPSGGMAAAALQFFGLTNPTTPPPTTPPPTTPPPTTPPPTNGACRVTVAVNAWNNGLTENITITNTGTSAVNGWSLVFTLPSGQTITSGWNATYSPNSGQVTARNVAYNGGIPVNGSVTIGFQASHSGNNARPASFTLNGASCTVA, encoded by the coding sequence TTGACAATCAAGAGAAAACTGCTGCTCGCGCTCGCCGTGCCACTGGTGACGGCCGGCCTGGTGATCCCCGCGTTCCGACCCGCGTACGCGGCGTCGCTGACCGAGGTGACCAGCTTCGGGGACAACCCGGGGCGGATGCGTATGCACGTCTACGTGCCGGACAACCGGCCGGCCAGGCCGGCGACGGTGGTGGCCATGCACGGCTGCGGCGGCTCCGGCCCCGGGTTCTACTCCGGGAGCGAGTTCGCCGGCCTCGCCGACCGCTACGGGTACATCGTGATCTACCCGTCCGCCACCCAGCAGGCCGGCTTCGGCAACTGCTTCGACACCTGGTCGGACGCCGCCAAGCGGCGAGGCGGGGGCAGTGACCCGGTCTCGATCATCTCCATGATCCGGTACGTGCAGCAGCAGTACGCGGCCGACCCGGACCGGGTCTACGCCACCGGCAGCTCGTCCGGCGGCATGATGACCAACCACATGCTGGCGCTCTACCCCGACGTGTTCAAGGCCGGCGCCGCGTTCATGGGCGTGCCGTTCAACTGCTTCGCCAACGCGGCGGACTACCCGCCCGGCAGCAGCCAGTGCACCGGCGGGAACATGAACCGCACGCCGCAGCAGTGGGGCGACGCGGTGCGCCAGGCGTACCCCGGCTTCGCCGGACCCCGTCCACGCGTGCAGCTCTGGCACGGCACCAACGACACCCTGGTGCCGTACTCGCTGTTGCAGGAGACGATCGAGCAGTGGACCAACGTGTTCGGCCTGAGTCAGACACCCACCTCCACCGACACGCCCCAGGCCAACTGGAACCGGCGTCGGTACGCCGACACCAGCGGCACCGTCCAGGTCGAGGCGTACAGCATCCAGGGCGCCGGGCACAGCCTGCCGTCCGGCGGTATGGCCGCCGCCGCCCTGCAGTTCTTCGGCCTGACCAACCCCACGACCCCGCCGCCGACCACCCCGCCGCCGACGACTCCGCCCCCGACCACGCCGCCGCCGACCAACGGCGCGTGCCGGGTGACCGTCGCCGTCAACGCCTGGAACAACGGCCTGACCGAGAACATCACCATCACCAACACGGGCACCAGCGCCGTCAACGGCTGGTCCCTGGTCTTCACCCTGCCCAGCGGACAGACCATCACCTCGGGCTGGAACGCCACCTACTCGCCCAACTCCGGGCAGGTGACGGCCCGCAACGTCGCGTACAACGGGGGCATCCCCGTCAACGGCTCGGTGACGATCGGTTTCCAGGCCAGCCACAGCGGTAACAACGCCCGACCGGCATCGTTCACCCTCAACGGCGCGTCCTGCACGGTCGCCTGA
- a CDS encoding arabinofuranosidase catalytic domain-containing protein translates to MRTPSPGGPGTALDPIPRRRRARRLTFLAAALVGVLVGYGTTPTTSPFAAEAAAAVSAAIEPGQSTTVVGAQSGRCLEVPNSSTTNGTQTQLWDCTGSAGQTWTWTSSRQLTVYGNKCLDANGRGTTNGTQVIIWDCNGQNNQQWNVNSNGTITGVQSGLCLDANAAGTANGTKIILWSCNGGANQQWTSPSTPPTTPPPTTPPPSGARPCDIYASGGTPCIAAHSTTRALYAAYTGNLYQVRRSSDNTTRNIAVSGAGGTAVAATQDSFCAGTTCVITVVFDQSGRGNDLWYQGSSVVPGSPQSRPAIATSESLTVGGAKAYSLYINPGNSYWRDGHLTGVPTGAAPEGMYMVTSGTHVNSGCCFDYGNSETTRKADAAGAMDAINFSKQCWFGGCSGSGPWVQADLEWGLFPGGSQAWNPNQRAFTSKFVTATLKNNGTTRFAIKGSDAQSGSLYTLYDGALPPGYSPMKKQGAIILGSGGDCCKPDGGANLSAGTFYEGAMVAGYPSDATENAVQASVVGAGYR, encoded by the coding sequence GTGCGAACCCCGTCCCCCGGTGGGCCAGGAACGGCCCTCGATCCCATCCCGAGACGCCGCCGCGCGCGACGTCTGACCTTTCTGGCCGCTGCCCTGGTCGGCGTCCTCGTCGGCTACGGCACCACGCCGACCACCTCACCCTTCGCGGCCGAAGCCGCGGCAGCCGTGTCCGCGGCGATCGAGCCCGGGCAGAGCACCACGGTCGTCGGCGCCCAGTCCGGTCGCTGCCTGGAGGTGCCGAACTCCAGCACCACCAACGGCACCCAGACCCAACTCTGGGACTGCACCGGCAGCGCCGGCCAGACCTGGACCTGGACGTCGAGCAGGCAGCTCACGGTGTACGGCAACAAGTGCCTGGACGCCAACGGCCGGGGCACCACCAACGGCACGCAGGTGATCATCTGGGACTGCAACGGTCAGAACAACCAGCAGTGGAACGTCAACAGCAACGGCACCATCACCGGCGTGCAGTCCGGGCTCTGCCTCGACGCCAACGCCGCCGGCACGGCGAACGGCACCAAGATCATCCTCTGGTCCTGCAACGGCGGCGCGAACCAGCAGTGGACCTCGCCGAGCACCCCGCCGACGACGCCACCGCCGACCACCCCACCGCCGAGCGGCGCGCGCCCGTGTGACATCTACGCCTCTGGCGGCACGCCGTGCATCGCGGCGCACAGCACGACGCGGGCCCTCTACGCGGCGTACACCGGCAACCTCTACCAGGTGCGTCGCTCGTCGGACAACACGACCCGCAACATCGCGGTGTCCGGTGCCGGCGGCACCGCCGTCGCCGCCACGCAGGACTCCTTCTGCGCCGGCACGACCTGCGTGATCACCGTCGTCTTCGACCAGTCCGGACGCGGTAACGACCTCTGGTACCAGGGCTCCAGCGTCGTTCCGGGCTCGCCGCAGAGCAGACCGGCGATCGCCACGTCGGAGTCGCTGACCGTGGGCGGGGCGAAGGCGTACTCGCTCTACATCAACCCGGGCAACAGCTACTGGCGCGACGGGCACCTCACCGGCGTGCCGACCGGTGCGGCGCCCGAGGGCATGTACATGGTCACCAGCGGCACCCACGTCAACAGCGGCTGCTGCTTCGACTACGGCAACAGCGAGACGACCAGGAAGGCGGACGCCGCCGGCGCGATGGACGCCATCAACTTCAGCAAGCAGTGCTGGTTCGGCGGCTGCTCGGGCTCCGGCCCCTGGGTGCAGGCGGACCTGGAGTGGGGCCTGTTCCCGGGTGGCAGCCAGGCCTGGAACCCGAACCAGCGTGCGTTCACCAGCAAGTTCGTCACCGCGACGCTGAAGAACAACGGCACCACCCGCTTCGCCATCAAGGGCAGCGACGCGCAGTCCGGCAGCCTCTACACCCTCTATGACGGCGCGCTCCCGCCGGGATACAGCCCGATGAAGAAGCAGGGCGCGATCATCCTGGGCAGTGGCGGTGACTGCTGCAAGCCCGACGGCGGCGCGAACCTGAGCGCCGGCACCTTCTACGAGGGAGCCATGGTCGCCGGCTACCCGTCCGACGCGACCGAGAACGCGGTGCAGGCCAGCGTGGTGGGCGCCGGTTACCGCTGA
- a CDS encoding RICIN domain-containing protein has translation MKTPSRGRSGRVGAIVARLVVGLLAATTAVAVAPSPAQAADESISVNFSSTSGTPTYRASGWIYGMTENASGPADHFYRDVKFQYMRAGGAQLPGSGWVGGTYDRRWNSTLAQARRTNALGGQFIILPHDLWGADGAGISRFPGDNGNWTDYDNFLTRLIGDVRASGLSVQWDIWNEPNITIFWNRPISQYLELWRRTYQRIRAEFPSQLIVGPSCACVPSTNHTFWNQYLDFVRSTNTVPDIISWHSLPGDPVANVAAANATLDPRGIAHPRPYQINEYGAPDEQNPADGAWYIARLERARADGLRANWASGGSLHNDLGNLLIRNSAGQHQPKGEWWNYRFYASQTGQIVGVTPSQSFDAYATKDSGSAKVLIGGGRTTGNLTVNLQRLDTTSGIVQNNQVRVLAQRIPHNNGGAVQGPVTVSNSVVNVSNNNATVTLPYSNQTDTYTLTLLPPSEGGFQSVAVAQHSQQCLNNAGLSTADGNVQQQNHCDGGDQQLWNFRPVAGVANTYTVVNQQSGKCLDVSGVSAADGAAVHQWTCLNSSNQQFALRKVTYSGNDSHDYQLVARHSGKCVDVNAVSTAAGAQVHQWTCRAVNQGSPLNQTWRLLGR, from the coding sequence GTGAAAACCCCGTCCCGCGGCAGGTCAGGACGAGTCGGTGCGATCGTCGCCCGACTCGTGGTCGGCCTGCTCGCCGCCACGACCGCCGTCGCCGTCGCCCCGTCCCCCGCGCAGGCCGCCGACGAGTCGATCAGTGTCAACTTCTCCTCGACCAGCGGTACGCCGACCTACCGCGCCTCCGGCTGGATCTACGGCATGACCGAGAACGCCAGCGGTCCGGCCGACCACTTCTACCGGGACGTCAAGTTCCAGTACATGCGTGCCGGCGGCGCACAGCTTCCGGGCAGCGGCTGGGTCGGCGGGACCTACGACCGCCGCTGGAACTCCACACTCGCCCAGGCGCGCCGGACCAACGCCCTCGGTGGGCAGTTCATCATCCTGCCGCACGACCTCTGGGGTGCCGACGGCGCCGGGATCTCCCGCTTTCCCGGTGACAACGGCAACTGGACCGACTACGACAACTTCCTGACCCGCCTGATCGGCGACGTCCGGGCGTCCGGGCTGTCGGTGCAGTGGGACATCTGGAACGAACCCAACATCACCATCTTCTGGAACCGCCCCATCTCGCAGTACCTCGAACTGTGGCGCCGCACCTACCAGCGCATCCGGGCGGAGTTCCCCAGCCAGCTCATCGTCGGGCCGAGCTGTGCCTGCGTACCGTCGACCAACCACACGTTCTGGAACCAGTACCTGGACTTCGTCCGCTCGACCAACACGGTGCCGGACATCATCAGCTGGCACTCCCTGCCCGGTGACCCGGTCGCCAACGTCGCGGCGGCCAACGCCACCCTCGACCCGCGCGGCATCGCCCACCCGCGTCCGTACCAGATCAACGAGTACGGCGCCCCCGACGAGCAGAACCCGGCCGACGGTGCGTGGTACATCGCGCGCCTGGAGCGGGCCCGGGCGGACGGCCTGCGCGCGAACTGGGCCAGCGGGGGCAGTCTGCACAACGACCTCGGCAACCTGTTGATCCGTAACTCTGCCGGTCAGCACCAGCCCAAGGGCGAGTGGTGGAACTACCGCTTTTACGCCTCGCAGACCGGGCAGATCGTCGGGGTGACCCCGAGCCAGTCGTTCGACGCGTACGCCACGAAGGATTCCGGCTCGGCGAAGGTCCTGATCGGTGGTGGTCGGACCACCGGGAACCTGACCGTCAACCTGCAACGCCTGGACACCACCAGCGGCATCGTGCAGAACAACCAGGTCCGGGTGCTCGCCCAGCGCATCCCGCACAACAACGGCGGTGCCGTGCAGGGGCCGGTCACGGTCTCGAACAGCGTGGTGAACGTGTCCAACAACAACGCCACGGTGACTCTGCCGTACTCCAACCAGACCGACACCTACACGCTCACGCTGCTGCCTCCCTCGGAGGGCGGCTTCCAGTCGGTGGCCGTGGCGCAGCACTCCCAGCAGTGCCTGAACAACGCCGGCCTGAGCACCGCCGACGGCAACGTCCAGCAGCAGAACCACTGCGACGGCGGTGACCAGCAGCTGTGGAACTTCCGGCCGGTCGCCGGGGTGGCCAACACGTACACGGTGGTCAACCAGCAGAGCGGGAAGTGCCTCGACGTCAGCGGGGTGTCCGCCGCCGACGGTGCGGCCGTGCACCAGTGGACCTGCCTGAACAGCTCGAACCAGCAGTTCGCGCTGCGCAAGGTGACCTACTCGGGTAACGACTCGCACGACTACCAACTCGTTGCCCGGCACAGTGGCAAGTGCGTGGACGTCAACGCGGTCTCCACGGCGGCCGGCGCGCAGGTCCACCAGTGGACCTGCCGAGCGGTCAATCAGGGCAGCCCGTTGAACCAGACGTGGCGGCTCCTGGGGCGGTAG
- a CDS encoding sugar ABC transporter substrate-binding protein, which translates to MTGLSRRRRLAAVAVIALAAAAGSACSSSSDTPTDGGGAYLVWDPYPQFADDSEWVALLKKCGTSAGVTVERTGYDTTDLTNKALLAAQQGNSPDVLIVDNPVISTLAEAGALTTTDDNKLDVSSMEKNLLGAGQSEGKTYGVPIGANTLALYYNKDVLTAAGVDPTAVKDWTSLNEALGKVKAKGKKGITFSAIGTEEGSFQFLPWFWGSGAQLTGLDSPQAVAALTLWTDWLKQGHAPNSVINNTQTTSWQEFATGDYAFAENGTWQLANAEKLGFAYGTIAIPASSGGPAPAPTGGEFVSIPVQKNTGRYDTSQKLVTCLTSADNLLTTDTTLSYVAPVAAVQDRQVTADPKLTVWVEAVRAAKGRTGDNLGTKYPKISESLWTAVQAALSGGKSPQEALAAAQAAATNR; encoded by the coding sequence ATGACCGGACTCAGTCGTCGGCGGCGCCTGGCCGCCGTCGCCGTGATAGCCCTCGCCGCAGCGGCCGGCAGCGCCTGCTCGTCATCCTCGGACACGCCCACCGACGGCGGCGGCGCCTACCTCGTCTGGGACCCCTATCCACAGTTCGCCGACGACTCCGAGTGGGTCGCGCTGCTCAAGAAGTGCGGCACCTCGGCGGGCGTGACCGTCGAACGGACCGGCTACGACACCACCGACCTGACCAACAAGGCACTGCTCGCCGCCCAGCAGGGCAACTCCCCGGACGTGCTGATCGTCGACAACCCGGTCATCTCGACACTGGCCGAGGCCGGCGCGCTCACCACCACCGACGACAACAAGCTGGACGTGTCGTCCATGGAGAAGAACCTGCTCGGCGCGGGACAGAGCGAGGGCAAGACGTACGGGGTGCCGATCGGCGCGAACACCCTCGCCCTCTACTACAACAAGGACGTCCTCACCGCCGCCGGCGTCGACCCCACCGCCGTCAAGGACTGGACGTCGCTGAACGAGGCGCTGGGCAAGGTCAAGGCCAAGGGGAAGAAGGGCATCACCTTCTCCGCGATCGGCACCGAGGAGGGCAGCTTCCAGTTCCTGCCCTGGTTCTGGGGCTCCGGCGCCCAACTGACCGGCCTGGACTCCCCGCAGGCGGTGGCCGCGCTGACCCTCTGGACGGACTGGCTCAAGCAGGGCCACGCTCCGAACTCGGTCATCAACAACACCCAGACGACGAGTTGGCAGGAGTTCGCCACCGGCGACTACGCCTTCGCCGAGAACGGCACCTGGCAGCTGGCGAACGCCGAGAAGCTCGGCTTCGCGTACGGCACGATCGCGATCCCGGCCAGCTCGGGCGGGCCCGCCCCGGCGCCCACCGGCGGTGAGTTCGTCTCCATCCCGGTGCAGAAGAACACCGGACGGTACGACACGTCGCAGAAGCTCGTCACCTGCCTGACCAGCGCCGACAACCTCCTCACCACCGACACCACGCTCTCCTACGTCGCACCCGTCGCCGCCGTGCAGGACCGGCAGGTGACCGCGGACCCCAAGCTCACGGTCTGGGTCGAGGCGGTCCGGGCAGCCAAGGGCCGCACCGGCGACAACCTCGGCACGAAGTACCCGAAGATCTCCGAGTCACTGTGGACCGCGGTGCAGGCGGCCCTCAGCGGCGGGAAGTCTCCCCAAGAGGCGCTGGCCGCAGCGCAGGCCGCGGCCACGAACAGGTAA